The following are from one region of the Prevotella communis genome:
- a CDS encoding alpha-L-fucosidase — MEMYAFIHYSMNTYTDQEWGFGNEDLKLFNPSDLDCRQWARVCKQAGMKGIIFTAKHHCGFCMWPSKYTEYSVKNTPWKDGKGDVVKELADACREEGLKFAVYLSPWDRNHPDYGKPEYITYFRNQLRELLTQYGDIFEVWFDGANGGDGWYGGANEVRRIDGRTYYEWAETFKMIRELQPNAVIWNDGGDRGDLRWVGTEAGNVGETNWSLMPSEGDTPYHMLHFGVENGDVWCPGETNTSIRPGWFYHETENEHVKSLSKLMDTYYKSVGRNSTLLLNFPIAPNGRIHSNDSLRGIAFKKMIDHIFKKNIIKEVKAPKLTSGSYIINFNKPTSFNRFLAEENIALGQRVKKFTLEALVDGQWRSLKDALVDNGDGLTTVGHRRIICFPTVKATKLRFSITDTKAEPIIKKLGVYLAPELTADIQDSGEKKSSDLHIFFSSPTQMMIDWDQEQTFTTFRYLPPQGTKDGLITHYTLWASTDWSHWTKLASGEFSNIVNNPIWQTIKFPATKARIIKFDADRLAEGSRMGYRDIDIHPKRK, encoded by the coding sequence ATGGAAATGTATGCTTTTATCCACTACTCCATGAACACCTATACCGATCAGGAGTGGGGATTTGGCAACGAAGACTTGAAGTTGTTTAATCCCTCTGACCTTGACTGTCGCCAGTGGGCACGCGTCTGCAAACAAGCAGGCATGAAGGGTATCATTTTCACGGCTAAGCATCATTGTGGTTTCTGCATGTGGCCTTCGAAATATACAGAGTATAGCGTTAAGAACACACCATGGAAAGATGGCAAAGGTGATGTTGTGAAAGAGTTGGCCGATGCTTGTCGCGAGGAAGGACTGAAGTTCGCCGTCTATCTCTCACCGTGGGACAGAAATCATCCAGACTACGGTAAACCAGAATACATTACCTATTTTCGCAATCAGTTGCGCGAATTGCTCACCCAATATGGCGACATCTTTGAGGTGTGGTTCGATGGTGCCAACGGTGGTGACGGATGGTATGGCGGTGCCAACGAGGTACGTCGTATTGATGGACGCACCTACTACGAATGGGCCGAAACATTCAAGATGATTCGCGAGTTGCAGCCCAATGCTGTCATCTGGAACGATGGTGGCGACCGTGGTGATCTGCGCTGGGTGGGTACTGAGGCTGGCAATGTGGGCGAGACAAACTGGAGTCTGATGCCTTCGGAGGGCGACACCCCCTATCATATGCTGCATTTCGGAGTAGAAAACGGCGACGTATGGTGCCCTGGCGAAACGAATACCAGTATCCGTCCAGGCTGGTTCTACCACGAGACAGAAAACGAACACGTGAAGAGTCTGTCGAAACTCATGGACACGTATTATAAATCAGTAGGCCGCAACTCCACCCTACTACTTAATTTCCCCATCGCCCCCAACGGACGCATTCATTCCAACGACAGCCTGCGTGGTATTGCCTTCAAAAAGATGATAGACCATATATTCAAGAAGAATATCATCAAGGAAGTGAAGGCGCCCAAGCTTACAAGCGGGTCTTACATCATCAACTTCAATAAGCCCACATCATTTAACCGTTTCCTAGCAGAGGAGAATATCGCTTTAGGACAACGTGTCAAGAAGTTCACTTTAGAAGCTCTCGTCGATGGACAATGGCGGTCTTTAAAGGACGCATTGGTAGATAATGGTGATGGTCTCACCACAGTAGGCCACCGCCGCATTATCTGCTTCCCAACAGTCAAAGCCACAAAGCTCCGTTTCTCAATTACTGATACGAAAGCTGAACCAATCATTAAGAAACTGGGCGTTTACCTCGCTCCTGAACTCACAGCCGACATTCAGGATTCTGGTGAGAAGAAGTCATCAGACCTGCATATATTCTTCAGCAGTCCCACACAGATGATGATTGACTGGGACCAAGAACAGACATTTACGACCTTCCGTTACTTGCCACCACAAGGAACAAAGGATGGCCTTATCACTCACTACACCCTTTGGGCCTCTACAGACTGGTCACATTGGACCAAGCTTGCATCGGGAGAATTCTCTAACATTGTTAATAATCCCATATGGCAGACCATTAAGTTCCCTGCCACCAAAGCCCGCATCATCAAATTCGATGCAGACCGACTGGCCGAGGGTAGCCGCATGGGCTATAGAGATATTGATATACACCCAAAACGCAAATAG
- a CDS encoding glycoside hydrolase family 2 TIM barrel-domain containing protein — MKRLFLFAMVLCGTMTTTAQDKQLFDDNWQFTRNGKTTNVNLPHDWDIYEGPNSGKGATGTGGGWFEGGKGEYRKTFKTPNADITKLHFEGVYQKAEVFVNGQKAGQHGYGYTPFTIDVTNYLNKDKKQPNEVIVKVNNSEQPNCRWYSGSGIYRHVWLETMPALHIAENGIVVKTPVVSEKEAEVSIPVNVNNASQADRQLDAIEVTFNEGSFKMAPQTSHILKQYFEHGYTMHKASSLTVDFHFTIANPHLWSPEDPHLYEAIVKLKSEGRIIGEQRVKFGIRSFSFDAEKGFVLNGKKVLINGACVHHDDGVLGAMAFDAAEVRKVKQMKEAGFNLIRTSHNPTTRAFLDACDSIGMLVIDEAFDGWRTQKNPYDYSTLIDSCYQEDIHAMVKRDLNHPSVISWSIGNEVIERKDIRVVYTARQMKKAILEIDNTRPVTEALCAWDRDWEIYDPHAEVLDVVGYNYMIFKHASDHKRDPKRVIWQTESYPRDAFRNWEIANDYPYVVGDIVWTGLDYLGESGIGRNYYKGEREGESWIKGGQPEWHGAPCGDVDITGWRKPISHYREMLWNKDTPLYMAVKEPNGYHGEIKTTMWSVWPTWESWTWPGWEGKPIEVEVYTKEPEVKLYLNDQLVGTKKVSRETEFKAVFTVNYEPGVLKAVSTSSTSLLQTAGEPAKLRLTPDKKIMTADGQDLTFVTIEVVDKDGHVCPDAVIPCEAFVKGQGTLLSFASADLKDTEPYTTPRVKTWKGRALLVVRSTHKKGNTQISIKSSLPTASLTIKTK; from the coding sequence ATGAAACGACTTTTTTTATTTGCAATGGTGCTGTGTGGTACCATGACAACAACAGCACAAGACAAGCAGTTGTTTGACGATAACTGGCAGTTCACTCGTAACGGCAAGACCACCAATGTAAACCTGCCTCACGACTGGGACATCTACGAAGGTCCAAACTCCGGCAAGGGAGCCACAGGCACCGGCGGTGGTTGGTTTGAAGGCGGTAAGGGCGAGTACCGCAAGACATTCAAGACACCTAATGCCGATATCACCAAGCTCCACTTCGAAGGTGTCTATCAGAAGGCAGAGGTCTTCGTCAACGGACAGAAGGCCGGACAACACGGCTATGGCTACACGCCTTTCACTATTGACGTAACGAATTATCTCAATAAGGACAAGAAACAACCAAACGAAGTCATCGTCAAGGTCAACAACAGCGAGCAGCCCAACTGTCGCTGGTACTCAGGCTCTGGCATCTATCGCCACGTGTGGCTGGAGACGATGCCTGCATTGCATATTGCTGAGAATGGCATTGTTGTCAAGACACCCGTGGTAAGCGAGAAAGAAGCAGAGGTTTCAATTCCCGTCAATGTGAACAATGCATCCCAGGCAGACCGTCAACTTGACGCTATTGAGGTAACGTTCAACGAAGGAAGCTTCAAAATGGCCCCACAAACGAGCCACATTCTGAAACAGTATTTCGAACATGGATACACGATGCATAAGGCATCAAGCCTCACCGTAGATTTTCACTTTACGATTGCCAACCCTCATCTTTGGTCGCCCGAAGATCCTCATTTATATGAAGCCATCGTCAAATTAAAGTCTGAGGGACGTATCATTGGCGAGCAGCGTGTGAAGTTCGGCATCCGCTCCTTCTCCTTCGATGCCGAGAAAGGTTTCGTGCTCAACGGCAAGAAAGTGCTTATCAACGGTGCCTGCGTACACCATGACGACGGTGTGCTGGGTGCTATGGCGTTCGACGCTGCAGAAGTTCGCAAGGTGAAGCAGATGAAGGAAGCTGGTTTCAACCTGATTCGCACCTCACACAATCCTACGACCCGTGCTTTCCTTGATGCCTGCGACTCCATCGGAATGCTGGTTATCGACGAGGCTTTTGATGGCTGGCGCACGCAAAAGAATCCCTACGACTACTCTACACTTATCGACTCCTGCTATCAGGAGGATATCCATGCCATGGTGAAGCGCGACCTGAATCACCCTAGCGTCATCTCATGGAGTATAGGCAACGAGGTTATTGAGCGCAAGGACATCCGCGTAGTCTATACCGCCCGACAGATGAAGAAAGCTATACTGGAAATAGACAATACGCGTCCTGTTACAGAGGCGCTCTGTGCCTGGGATCGCGATTGGGAAATCTACGACCCACATGCCGAGGTGCTCGATGTGGTAGGCTATAACTACATGATTTTCAAACACGCCAGCGACCATAAGCGCGACCCCAAACGCGTTATCTGGCAGACGGAGAGCTACCCACGCGATGCCTTCAGAAACTGGGAGATTGCGAATGACTACCCCTACGTCGTGGGCGATATCGTATGGACAGGCCTCGACTATTTGGGCGAAAGCGGCATTGGTCGCAACTATTATAAAGGCGAACGCGAGGGCGAGTCGTGGATTAAGGGCGGACAGCCCGAATGGCACGGTGCCCCCTGTGGCGATGTCGACATCACCGGTTGGCGCAAGCCCATCAGCCATTACCGCGAGATGCTGTGGAACAAAGACACGCCACTCTACATGGCCGTCAAAGAACCCAACGGCTACCACGGAGAAATCAAGACGACGATGTGGAGTGTCTGGCCCACATGGGAGTCGTGGACATGGCCAGGATGGGAAGGCAAACCTATTGAAGTAGAGGTATATACAAAAGAGCCAGAGGTAAAACTCTATCTGAACGACCAGCTTGTCGGCACAAAGAAAGTGAGCCGCGAAACCGAGTTCAAGGCCGTCTTTACCGTCAACTATGAGCCTGGTGTATTGAAGGCAGTATCAACCAGTTCAACCAGTCTGCTTCAGACTGCCGGCGAACCCGCAAAACTAAGATTAACTCCCGACAAAAAGATCATGACTGCCGACGGCCAAGACCTCACCTTTGTCACCATCGAGGTAGTCGACAAGGACGGT
- a CDS encoding beta-L-arabinofuranosidase domain-containing protein has product MKRILLLIMPLWVGIIHLHIVAQERVYTLLDWKFKDASQELKLNMSEYKLDFNHPLPYTDMQKEWKVAAELKCGTLGTEQVFVCKEGKATHLLGKNSLFGDISLGYDNMHRQFFVEVIDKNEQPHRLCAGPTVITGQWYRVSATAHYDAQKDESVLELNVDGTSDMLRYPGKALRHNASLWVLGHGFPSGFPNSLQVREGAIRNLEISGAPLPRVAGQNPLFTDRFTADPAFTVIGNTVYAYVGEDCAGPGGWFNMPRWLCYSSTDMKHWTAHGPVLKAADFPYASPGGSWAGQVVERDGKFYYYVTLDYKNKPEHAIDVAVSDSPTGPFTPARIDGTPLITDDMTPDSHRGNADIDPTVLIDDDGTPWMAWGNGDCYMVRLKKNMIELDGEVKKVPMRNYSEGPWLFKRGNLYYNVYASDAPGVQSEQMAYSTAEQMEGPWTYRGFVSTSANHGFTIHPSVIQFKGKWYYIYHDGSYQLEGAPGGDCRRSVCAENLYFNTDGTMQFVPLTQEGLSEKNDLLSTLRSVEGRLQDKKSRQPTPLKQWCTTQITGGDWLLLEQKDMEFVSSLSADRLLYFFRQRVGLPQPEGCFPYGGWESTDLRGHTLGHYLTTLSLFYFQSGDTEAKKTVDYIVGVLREVQMKGGSGYVSAFGEEMLNRVETDGSGWAPYYTLHKILQGLLDAHRYTGNEMALTIASEMGDYIYLRTTRLQDKELWRHNMDVQEVGGFAEAMLNLYQETKHEQHLKAGQFFQQTDKLLPSAGGHDILDDKRTPNFHHANSTIPQFIAAEREYEISGDKTLLLAAVNFWKHVTLHRTYCNGSTGNHEHWNLPPDHIGEELDGQAGETCCTNNLIKLSNDLFRITRQPQYAEYVERATLNHIMGSINPENANFMYFHTQLPGSFKTYGKNTDVFWCCTGTGMENHVRYGQSVFFSDADTLYVSQFFPAQLNWTDKKMIVEQTGDLTHDTFIRIRITKGSGRAVLKIRIPSWCKGFKATCAKQDLHYETRDGYCIISGSWKQGDVISVHLPMHLRLEHLPSQPHIVALYYGPFALAADMGTEGITEDRVNVTDNYFGGYPSYMQPADPIPALTGSRTNLDWIRKTEGKLEFSTTATSDGNPVRFVPLYKTFGIRFTDYMKLND; this is encoded by the coding sequence ATGAAACGAATCCTATTACTCATCATGCCATTGTGGGTTGGCATCATCCACCTGCATATTGTGGCACAAGAGAGAGTTTATACCTTGCTTGATTGGAAATTCAAAGATGCTTCTCAAGAATTAAAGCTCAATATGAGTGAATACAAGCTAGACTTCAACCATCCTCTGCCTTATACTGATATGCAGAAAGAATGGAAGGTGGCAGCAGAACTGAAGTGCGGAACACTCGGAACAGAACAGGTGTTTGTTTGTAAGGAGGGAAAAGCGACTCATCTTCTGGGCAAAAACTCGCTATTTGGTGACATTTCTCTAGGTTATGACAACATGCACAGGCAGTTCTTTGTAGAAGTGATTGACAAAAACGAACAGCCGCATCGTCTGTGTGCCGGTCCTACTGTCATAACGGGACAATGGTATCGGGTGAGTGCCACAGCACATTATGACGCCCAAAAAGACGAGTCTGTGCTTGAACTGAACGTTGACGGTACAAGTGACATGTTGCGCTATCCAGGCAAAGCATTGCGCCATAATGCCTCTCTATGGGTGTTGGGACACGGATTCCCCAGTGGTTTTCCCAACTCTTTGCAAGTGCGTGAAGGAGCAATCCGCAACCTTGAAATCAGCGGTGCACCTCTGCCTCGTGTGGCAGGTCAGAATCCCCTCTTCACAGACCGATTCACAGCCGATCCCGCGTTCACTGTGATAGGAAACACCGTCTATGCTTATGTAGGAGAAGACTGTGCTGGACCTGGCGGATGGTTCAATATGCCTCGCTGGCTGTGTTATTCATCCACAGACATGAAACATTGGACCGCACATGGCCCTGTACTCAAGGCTGCCGATTTCCCCTATGCGTCTCCTGGTGGTTCATGGGCTGGTCAGGTAGTGGAGCGAGACGGCAAATTCTATTACTATGTCACCTTGGATTATAAAAACAAGCCTGAACATGCCATTGATGTGGCTGTGAGCGATTCACCTACGGGTCCCTTTACACCAGCAAGAATAGATGGCACACCGTTAATTACAGATGACATGACTCCCGATTCCCATCGTGGCAATGCCGACATCGACCCGACGGTGCTGATTGACGATGATGGAACTCCTTGGATGGCATGGGGCAATGGCGACTGCTATATGGTACGACTGAAGAAAAACATGATAGAGCTGGATGGAGAAGTCAAGAAAGTACCGATGCGCAATTATAGCGAGGGACCTTGGCTCTTTAAACGTGGCAACCTGTATTACAACGTATATGCTTCTGATGCTCCAGGCGTACAGTCAGAACAAATGGCCTATTCCACAGCGGAACAAATGGAGGGTCCATGGACCTATCGAGGATTTGTCAGCACCTCGGCCAATCATGGCTTCACCATCCATCCTTCGGTCATTCAGTTCAAGGGCAAATGGTATTACATCTATCACGATGGTTCCTACCAGCTTGAAGGAGCTCCTGGAGGCGATTGTCGCCGCAGTGTGTGCGCCGAGAATCTGTATTTCAATACTGATGGCACCATGCAGTTTGTTCCTCTGACACAAGAGGGACTGAGCGAAAAGAATGATTTACTATCGACACTCCGCTCGGTCGAAGGACGCTTGCAAGACAAAAAATCTCGACAGCCAACACCGTTGAAGCAGTGGTGCACAACTCAAATCACGGGTGGCGACTGGCTATTGTTGGAACAGAAGGATATGGAGTTCGTGAGTTCCCTCAGTGCTGACCGTTTGCTCTATTTCTTTCGTCAACGTGTGGGACTTCCACAGCCCGAAGGGTGTTTTCCTTATGGAGGATGGGAATCGACAGATTTGAGGGGGCACACCTTAGGACACTATCTCACAACGCTGAGCCTTTTTTATTTTCAGAGTGGTGACACAGAGGCAAAGAAAACGGTGGATTACATAGTCGGTGTATTGAGGGAGGTACAGATGAAAGGTGGCAGTGGATATGTCAGTGCCTTTGGCGAAGAAATGCTCAACCGTGTGGAAACAGACGGCAGCGGATGGGCACCATACTACACACTTCACAAAATCTTGCAAGGTCTCCTTGATGCTCATCGATATACTGGCAATGAGATGGCTCTGACCATTGCCAGCGAGATGGGCGACTACATTTATCTGCGTACAACACGACTGCAGGACAAGGAACTTTGGCGTCACAATATGGACGTGCAGGAAGTGGGAGGCTTTGCAGAGGCAATGCTCAACCTCTATCAGGAGACGAAACACGAGCAGCATCTGAAAGCTGGACAGTTCTTCCAACAGACAGACAAACTCCTGCCATCGGCAGGTGGTCACGATATACTGGATGACAAGCGGACACCAAACTTCCATCACGCAAACAGCACAATACCACAGTTCATCGCAGCAGAACGTGAGTATGAGATCTCAGGCGACAAGACCTTGCTTTTAGCTGCTGTGAATTTTTGGAAACACGTCACGTTGCATCGCACCTACTGCAATGGTTCCACAGGCAATCATGAGCACTGGAACCTACCTCCTGACCATATCGGAGAGGAACTCGATGGACAGGCCGGCGAGACTTGCTGCACCAATAACCTTATCAAGCTCTCGAACGACCTTTTCCGCATCACCCGGCAGCCCCAATATGCCGAGTATGTGGAACGAGCCACCCTCAATCACATCATGGGCAGCATAAATCCTGAAAACGCTAACTTCATGTACTTCCATACACAATTACCTGGCTCCTTCAAAACCTACGGAAAGAATACTGACGTATTTTGGTGCTGTACGGGTACTGGAATGGAGAACCACGTGCGTTACGGACAATCGGTCTTTTTCTCCGATGCCGACACCCTCTACGTCAGTCAGTTCTTTCCTGCGCAACTCAACTGGACAGACAAGAAGATGATTGTAGAACAGACAGGCGACCTCACGCACGATACATTTATAAGAATCCGCATCACTAAAGGAAGCGGACGTGCAGTGCTGAAAATCCGCATTCCCTCATGGTGCAAGGGCTTCAAAGCAACATGCGCGAAACAGGACCTACACTATGAAACAAGAGACGGCTACTGCATAATCAGCGGAAGTTGGAAACAAGGCGATGTCATCAGTGTACATCTTCCGATGCATCTGCGCTTGGAGCATCTACCCAGCCAGCCTCATATCGTCGCTCTTTATTACGGTCCTTTCGCACTTGCTGCCGATATGGGAACAGAGGGCATAACAGAAGACCGTGTGAATGTGACTGACAATTATTTTGGCGGCTATCCCTCCTACATGCAACCTGCCGATCCCATACCCGCATTGACGGGCTCAAGGACCAATCTTGATTGGATTCGCAAAACAGAAGGGAAATTAGAATTCTCTACCACAGCCACAAGCGATGGCAATCCTGTTCGGTTTGTTCCTCTCTACAAAACTTTTGGTATCCGCTTTACCGACTACATGAAATTGAATGATTAA